The region GGCCACCTTCAGGGGCCGCGCGTCGCCGTCCGACGTACGGTCCGTCGCGGCCAGGAGGACCGCTCGATGCTCCAGCTCGGAGCGGGTGGTCACCAGCGAGTAGCCGATGTCGGCCGCCGCCACGCCGGTGTCGGCCACGAACGCGGCCAGCCGGTCCAGTTGCGCCTCCAGCGCCGCCTCGCTACGAGCCGACACCGGCCACGGCACCACGTCCGGCCCGCTCCGCGCCCGCGGCGCGCCCGAGGGCCGCTCCGCGGTCTCATCGGTACGGTCCCGCGGGGGCTGCTCGATGATCACATGCGCGTTGGTGCCGCTGATCCCGAACGACGACACGCCCGCGCGGCGGGGCCGTTCGGCCGATGGCCACAGGGCGGGCCCGGTGAGCAGCTCCACCGCCCCGGCCTCCCAGTCCACCTGCGACGACGGCGCGTCCACATGCAACGTGCGCGGCAGTACGCCGTGCCGCATGGCCAGGATCATCTTGATGACGCCCGCGACACCGGCGGCGGCCTGCGCATGCCCGATGTTGGACTTGAGCGACCCCAGCAGCAGCGGGCGGTCCGGGTCCCGGCCCTGCCCATAGGCGGCGAGCAGCGCCTGGGCCTCGATCGGGTCGCCCAGCCGGGTGCCGGTGCCGTGCCCCTCCACCGCGTCCACGTCCGACGGCACCAGTCCGGCACCGGCCAGGGCCTGGCCGATCACCTGCCGCTGGGAGATTCCGCTGGGCGCGGTCAGGCCGTTCGACGCGCCGTCGGAGTTGACCGCGGAGCCGCGCAGGACGGCCAGCACCCGGTGGCCGGCCCGGGTCGCGTCGGAGAGCCGTTCCAGCACCAGGATGCCCACGCCCTCGGACCAGCCAGTGCCGTCCGCGGCCTCCGCGTACGCCTTGCAGCGGCCGTCGGGCGACAGGCCGCCCTGCCGGGCGAACTCCACGAAGATGCCGGGCTCCGACATGACGGTGACACCGCCGGCCAGCGCCAGGGAGCACTCGCCACCTCGCAGCGCCTGCGCCGCCAGGTGCATCGCCACCAGCGACGACGAGCACGCCGTGTCCACGGTCAGCGCGGGCCCGCGCAGCCCCAGGGTGTAGGCGATCCGGCCGGACAGCACGCTCGGCGAGGTGCCGGTGAGCAGATATCCCTCCGCGGCGCCGGAGCTGTCCTTGAGTCGCGGACCGTAGTCCTGGGCCATCGCGCCGATGAACACGCCGGTCCGGCTGCCGTGCAGGGACGACGGGGCGATCTCGGCCCGTTCGACCGCCTCCCAGCTCATCTCCAGTGCCAGCCGCTGCTGCGGATCCATGGCTTCCGCCTCACGCGGCGAGATCCCGAACAGCGTCGCGTCGAAACGGTCCGCGTCGTAGAGGAATCCGCCCGCCCTGCCGGTCGCCGTCAGCTCCGGCGCCCATCCGCGGTTGGCGGGCAGGCCGGAGACGGCGTCGACTTCGCCCGACACCAGATCCCACAGACCCTCGGGCGAGTTCACCCCGCCCGGGTAGCGGCAGGCCATGCCCACGATGACCACCGGGTCGTCCGCCGGGACGGCGCGGGGTGCGGGCGACGCGCCGCCGGTCGGCGGGCCGGTGAGCTCCGTGGCCAGATGGTCCGCGCACGCGTCGGGCGTGGGGTGGTCGAACAGCACGGTGTTGGGCACCCGCAGCCCGGTCGCGGCCTTCAGCCGGGTCGCCAGCTCCACCGTCATCGCCGAGTCGAAGCCCAGCTCCTTGAAGGACCGCGCCGGGTTCACCCGCTCCGCCGAGGCGAACCCCAGCACCACGGCCGTCTCCGTGCGCACCAGCCGACCCAGGTCGGGGCGGGTCCACGAAGCTTGGGATGCCACGCGCTCCGGCTCCGGTTCCGGCTCGGTGGCGTGTCCTGTTACGGCCGCCGGAGCGGCGTCCGGCACCGCTGCGGCGCCCCCGGCGGGCTCCGGGAGCCAGTACCGCTCCCGCTGGAATCCGTACGTCGGCAGGGCCACCCGCCGGGCGTCGGTCCCGGCGAACGGCCGCGCCCAGTCGACCGGCACCCCGCGGACGTACACCTCGGCCAGACAGCTCAGGAACCGCTCCATCCCGCCCAGTTCGCGCCGCAGTGTGCCGACGGCGAGCGCCCGGACGTCGGCCGCGTCGATGGCCTCCTGCACGGCGGGGGTCAGCACCGGGTGGGAGCTGACCTCGACGAAGGCCCGGTGGCCCTGTCCGAGCAGCGCCCGGACGGCCGGTTCGAAGGCGACGGTCTGCCGCAGATTGCGGTACCAGTACCCGGCGTCCATACCGGAGGTGTCCAGCCACTCGCCGGTCACCGTGGAGAAGAACGGCACGTCGGCCCGGCGCGGGACGATGCCCTCCAGCGCGGCCGACAGCTCCTCGCGCACCCGCTCCACCTGCGCCGAATGCGAGGCGTAGTCCACCGCGATCCGCCGCACCCGCACATCCGCGCCCGCGAGTTCCTCGAACAGCTCGTCCAGCGCCTCCAGTTCACCGGAGACCACCACCGAGCCGGGCCCGTTGACCGCAGCGATCGACACCCGGCCGTCCCAGCGGCCCAGCCGCGCCTCTGCCTCGGCGCGCGGCAGCGCCACCGACAGCATGCCGCCCGCCCCCGAGAGGCGGCGTGCGATGGCCTGGCTGCGCAGCGCCACCACGCGGGCCGCGTCTTCCAGCGACAGCGCGCCGGATACGCACGCCGCCGCGATCTCGCCCTGCGAATGGCCCAGCACCGCGTCCGGGGCCACCCCGTGTGCCCGCCACACCGCCGCGAGGGAGACCATCACCGCCCAGGAGGCGGGCTGGACCACATCCACCCGTTCCAGCGACGGGGCGCCCTCGGCCTGTCGCAGCACTTCCGGCAGCGACCAGTCCACATGGGGCGCGAGCGCGGCGGCGCATTCGGCCAGCCGCTCGGCGAAGACCGGGGACTCCGCCATCAACCGGACGCCCATGCCCGCCCATTGCGAACCCTGGCCGGGGAAGACGAACACCGTCCGGCCCTCGGCGTCGGCCTCTCCCCGCACCACGCCCGGCGCGGACTCGCCCTCAGCCAGCGCCGCCAGCGCGCCCAGGGCCTCCGGCCGGTCCGGCGCGAGGACGACGGCGCGGTGGTCGAACGCGGTCCGGGTGGTGGCGAGGGAGAAGCCCACGTCCACCGGATCGAGCCGCTCGTTCTCCGTCAGATGGGAGGCGAGGCGGGCGGCCTGGGCGCGCAGCGCGTCCCGGGTACGGCCCGACAGCGGCCACGGCACGGCGCCACCGGCCGTGCCCACGCCAGGGTCCGCGGGCGGGTCCTCGGAGGTCGGCTCGGTGGCGGACACCACCAGATGGCAGTTGGTGCCGCCCATGCCGAACGACGACACTCCGGCCAGGGCGCGGCCGTCGCGGTAGGGCCACGGGCGGGTCGCCGACACCACGTCCAGGTGCCACTCGTCGAAGCGAATGCGCGGATTGGGCTGTTGGAAGTTCAGGCTGGCCGGCAGCTCGCCGTTCCGCAGCGACAGCACGACCTTCAGGAGGCCCACGATGCCCGCGGCGCCCTCCAGGTGCCCCACGTTGGTCTTCGCCGAGCCGACCAGCAGCGGGCTGTCCGCGGCACGGTCCGCTCCGTACACCGCGCCGAGTGCCGCCGCCTCCACCGGATCGCCCACCCGGGTGCCGGTCCCGTGCAGCTCCACATACTGGACGGCCGCCGGGTCGACCCCCGCACGTCGGCACGCCGCCGCCAGCACCGCGCCCTGCCCCTCGGGATCGGGGGTGGTCAGGGCCGCGCCGGGGCCGTCGTTGCCGACCGCGCTGCCCTCGATGACGCAATAGATCTCGTCCCCGTCGGCCAGCGCGCTCGCCAGTGGCTTGAGCAGCACCATCCCGGCGCCCTCGCCGCGGACATACCCGTTGGCGCGCTCGTCGAAGGTGAAGCAGCGGCCGTCCGGGGACAGCGCGCCGAGCCGGGCCGCCGCCAGCGCGCTGTCCCGCACCAGGTTGAGGTGCACACCGCCGGCCAGTGCCGTGGCCGACTCCCCGCGTCGCAGGCTCTCGCAGGCCAGATGCACCGCGACCAGCGACGACGACTGCCCGGTGTCCACCACCAGGCTCGGCCCCCGCAGGCCCAGGAAGTAGGACACCCGGTTCGCGATCACGCTGCGGTTCAGTCCGGTGAGGGTGTGATGCGCGATGGCCGCGGGTCCCCTGCGCCGGTCCAGTACGCCGTAGTCGTCGGCGGTCACACCGATGAACACGCCGGTGTCGTGGCCCCGTACCTCGGCGGGCAGGACGCCCGCGTCCTCCAGGACCTCCCAGCCCAGCTCCAGCGCGAGCCGCTGCTGTGGGTCCATCGCCCGCGCCTCACGCGGCGAGATCCCGAAGAACTCGGGGTCGAAACGGTCGACTTCGTCCAGGAAGGCGCCCCACCCGGTCTCGCCGGAGTCCGCCGCCCCGTCGTCGCTCCAGCGGCCCGGCGGTACCTGCGACACCGCGCTCATCCCGCCGGTCAGCAACTGCCAGAACCGCGCGGGATCCTGCGCGGACGGCAGCCGGCAGGACACCCCCACTACCGCGATGGCGGTGTCCTGCTGCTGGATTCGGCCAGCGGATATGGACTCAGGTCGGCTCATGGTGCCGCTCCCCACTCGTCGTCCTCACGGGCTAGGCAGGAGAGGCAAGTGCCGTCACACGCCGAGTCCCCCAGAATCCGGCGCCACCGGACTGCCGTTCAAGTCGTGATCAACAATGTGCGAAATAGTACATCTATGGTCGGCAGAAATCTCTGAGCCTCCAACGGAGTGGCGTCACTCTCACTTTGGGGCTATGCGTCGCCTGTTTCCCCTGCCATGGATGCATTCCGTGTCATTACCGTCACCTTAGGCACGCGAAGGTTGCTGAGAATTCACCTAGACCTCCGGTGTTTGAAAGTCTGTACGATCGCCTATTGTTGGGCGGGGTCGGCCGAAAAGAGCTGCCGAACGCCAAGCTGCCCGCTGCCCGACAGCCGACAGCGCGTCCGTCGAGACGCCGACGTGACAACACAAGCGCGAGGGTGAGGAAATGCGGCCCAGGATCGATCCGCAGGACGCGGACGACTTCGCCGTCACACCGGCCGGCCAGGTCTACCTCCAGGAGGTCAGCCGGTCATTGAACGGGATCCTCGCGGACCGGCCACCGCCGAACGTCCACCGGACCATCGCCAACCACCCGACGCTGCTGCCCGCGATGCAGCCGCTGATGTCCCATGTGGCGGGCGATATCCTCCCGCCGCGCGAGCGCGAGCTCATCATCCTGCGGACGGCGTGGCGTTCACAGGCGTCGTACGTCTGGGCGCATCACCATGCCGCGGGTCTCTTCGTCGGGCTGACCGAGACGGAGATCGCCCGAGCCGCCTCGGAGGACGCCACCGGCTGGACGCCTCTCGAGGCCGCCCTCCTCACGGCGGTCGACGAGCTCCACACCAAGTCGGCGATCTCGGACAGCACCTGGAAGCAGCTCGCCGAGCGCTACAGCGAGGAGCAGATCCTCGAACTGCTGGCCCTGGCCGGAACCTACAAAACCCTGGCGTTCATCCTGAATTCCTGCCTGGTCCCGGTCGACAGTTGGATGGAGCGTCCGGCGCTGCTGCCGGTGGACCCGGGGCAGCTCACCTCCGGCAGACATGCCCGCCCGCGCGAGTCGCTTCCGGGATCGGACGCCGAGACATGGAACCGACGCATCGTGCTGCAGAACGACACCGGGCTCTCGCAGCTCACACCCTCGGCGGCCCACCCCGAGCCGCCACTTCATGAGATCCTCGTCCGCTATCCGGACCTGATGTCCACGGCCACGCAGGCCCGCGAGACCGGCTCGCCGCTCCTGCTGATCCGCCGGAACTCCACGGACATCATGCCGGACACGGACGGCTACTCCTTCAGCGCCACCCATCTGTTCGCCGATTCCACGGGTGTCCCGATTCTCGCCGAAGTGGTGGAACCGCACGACACCTGGAACGCGCACAGCGCGCTGTCGAAAATTCTCGACTACGCGGGCAGCGGGGCCCGGCACTGGCCGCTCCACATACTGCAGCGCTCGCTCGAGTACACCGCGCAATTGCAGGACACCAGCGCGGAGGGTTTGCTGGCGGAGATGGGCTATCCGATCGACCAGGGCTCGTTCCTGCGCACGATCGAGGGGAATCTGGCCCTGGGCAGGCTCCGTATGGTCATTGTGGCCAGTCAATTCCCGCCCGAATTCAACCGGGTCATCTCGTTCCTCGGCCAGCAGCTCCGCCCCGCCGAGGTGTACGGCGTCGAACTGCGCCGCTTCTCCGACGGGTCCCAGGCGGCGTACATACCGAGGGTGGTCACCTGAGCGGGGAAGCCCCCGCGGACGGCTGAGGCGGGCCGGAGCGTCGGCCCCGGCCCGCCTCAGCCGTCGCTCTGCTCACTCACCCGCGGGTGCCTTCTTGCGGATCAGCGTGATGCCGTCCGCCATGGGGACCAGCGACATCTCCACCCGCGGATCGTCATGGACCAGCTTGTTGAACGCGCGGATCCCGGCGGTGTCGACGTCCTGCGCCTCGGGGTCCACGACCTTGCCGAAGAACAGGGTGTTGTCGACCACGATCAGGCCGCGGTCGCCGAGGAGCGTCAGCGCCATCTCGTAGTAGTGCGGGTAGCCCTGCTTGTCGGCGTCGATGAACACGAAGTCGAAGGTGCCGGGGCCCTCCTCCGCGAGGATCGTCTTGAGGGTGTCGGCCGCGTCACCGACGCGCAGGTCGATCCGCCCCTCGACACCCGCCTTGGCCCAGTAGTCGGCGCCGATGCTCGCCCAGCGGTCGGTGATGTCACAGGTGACGAGCTGTCCGCCGGGCGCGAGCGCACGGGCCAGGCACAGGGTGCTGTACCCGGTGAACGTGCCGATCTCCAGGATCCTTTTCGCCGGGGTGAGTCCGGCCAGCAGCGTCAGCAGCTGGCCCTCCTCGGGCATGACCTGCATCGCGGTGCCCGCGGGAAGCTCCGCCGTCGTCTCGCGGAGCTGCCGCAGAACCTCGTCCTCCCGCAGGGAGAACTCCCGGATGTACTCCGAGAGCGCGGCCGGGAGACCTACCTGGTTCGCCA is a window of Streptomyces violaceusniger Tu 4113 DNA encoding:
- a CDS encoding carboxymuconolactone decarboxylase family protein, translating into MRPRIDPQDADDFAVTPAGQVYLQEVSRSLNGILADRPPPNVHRTIANHPTLLPAMQPLMSHVAGDILPPRERELIILRTAWRSQASYVWAHHHAAGLFVGLTETEIARAASEDATGWTPLEAALLTAVDELHTKSAISDSTWKQLAERYSEEQILELLALAGTYKTLAFILNSCLVPVDSWMERPALLPVDPGQLTSGRHARPRESLPGSDAETWNRRIVLQNDTGLSQLTPSAAHPEPPLHEILVRYPDLMSTATQARETGSPLLLIRRNSTDIMPDTDGYSFSATHLFADSTGVPILAEVVEPHDTWNAHSALSKILDYAGSGARHWPLHILQRSLEYTAQLQDTSAEGLLAEMGYPIDQGSFLRTIEGNLALGRLRMVIVASQFPPEFNRVISFLGQQLRPAEVYGVELRRFSDGSQAAYIPRVVT
- a CDS encoding O-methyltransferase — its product is MANQVGLPAALSEYIREFSLREDEVLRQLRETTAELPAGTAMQVMPEEGQLLTLLAGLTPAKRILEIGTFTGYSTLCLARALAPGGQLVTCDITDRWASIGADYWAKAGVEGRIDLRVGDAADTLKTILAEEGPGTFDFVFIDADKQGYPHYYEMALTLLGDRGLIVVDNTLFFGKVVDPEAQDVDTAGIRAFNKLVHDDPRVEMSLVPMADGITLIRKKAPAGE